A window from Aquiluna borgnonia encodes these proteins:
- the murI gene encoding glutamate racemase, translating to MDSRPIGVFDSGVGGLTVARAIIDQLPNESITYVGDTLNSPYGPKPISEVRRLALEVMDELVASGVKMLVIACNSASAAVLRDARERYTEGLGVPVIEVIQPAVRKAVGTSGNRKVGVIGTTATITSRAYEDAFAAAVDFEITSVACPKFVDFVEAGVTSGPELLAAAQEYLEPIKDAGVDTLVLGCTHYPLLQAALSYVMGDRVNLVSSADETAKDVFRVLTEHDLLAPEGSKPSFRFYATGDAAEFEVLAKRFLGPEVSGVRHLQRKVLDD from the coding sequence GTGGATTCCAGACCAATCGGAGTATTTGACTCGGGCGTCGGTGGCCTAACGGTGGCCAGAGCAATCATCGATCAGCTGCCCAATGAATCCATTACCTACGTTGGTGACACCCTAAATTCCCCATACGGCCCCAAGCCGATTTCCGAGGTGCGCAGATTGGCGCTGGAGGTAATGGACGAGCTGGTTGCCTCAGGCGTGAAAATGTTGGTGATTGCCTGCAACTCCGCTTCGGCTGCAGTCTTGCGAGATGCTCGAGAGCGTTATACCGAAGGCCTCGGAGTCCCGGTCATCGAGGTGATTCAGCCGGCTGTCCGTAAGGCTGTTGGCACCAGCGGCAATCGCAAGGTTGGGGTAATTGGAACCACTGCCACAATTACGTCCAGGGCCTACGAGGACGCTTTCGCTGCCGCGGTAGATTTTGAAATCACGTCGGTGGCTTGCCCCAAGTTTGTTGATTTCGTTGAAGCTGGCGTCACATCTGGCCCAGAACTGTTGGCTGCGGCCCAAGAGTATCTAGAGCCAATCAAAGATGCCGGGGTTGACACCCTGGTTCTCGGTTGCACCCACTATCCACTTTTACAGGCGGCCTTGAGCTATGTGATGGGGGACCGGGTCAATCTGGTCTCTTCCGCTGATGAGACCGCCAAGGATGTGTTTCGGGTACTGACCGAACACGACTTGCTTGCTCCTGAGGGCAGCAAGCCAAGCTTCCGGTTCTATGCCACCGGCGATGCTGCGGAATTTGAGGTTTTGGCCAAGCGATTTCTGGGACCCGAAGTTTCGGGTGTTAGACACCTACAACGAAAGGTCTTAGATGACTAG
- a CDS encoding nicotinate phosphoribosyltransferase has translation MSTALMTDRYELTMVQAALRSGKADRRCVFEVFARQLPAGRRYGVVAGTGRVLSALQEFTFTSAELDFLANQNVVDEPTLKWLSDYRFSGDISGYREGELYFGGSPVMSVEASFAEAVLLETLILSIMNYDSAVASAAARMKSASADRKLIEMGSRRAHEVAAVAAARAAVIAGFDGTSNLEAGRDYGLETFGTSAHAFTLLHDSEEEAFKAQLDSMGNQTTLLVDTYDVKMAVERAVRLSEGKVRAVRLDSGDLSSTAVEVRKQLDDLGAHETKITVTSDLDEYTIAALAVAPIDSYGVGTSLVTGSGFPTAGFVYKLVAHSDGEGWHDVAKRSKAKTNRGGKKFAARQLESGIAKAELISDHLPEGRPLQTQLVSGGQIDTRFIGSEGVKRAKEHHAAAITELPSGALRLSKGDPAIPVEFI, from the coding sequence GTGTCTACCGCGCTAATGACCGATCGCTACGAGCTGACCATGGTTCAAGCTGCCCTGCGATCAGGCAAAGCTGACCGGCGTTGCGTCTTTGAGGTGTTTGCCCGCCAGCTTCCAGCTGGCAGACGTTACGGCGTAGTGGCTGGAACTGGAAGAGTGCTCAGTGCGCTTCAGGAGTTCACCTTCACCAGCGCAGAGCTCGATTTTCTAGCAAACCAAAATGTCGTGGATGAACCAACACTCAAGTGGCTAAGTGATTACCGGTTCAGCGGAGACATTTCCGGTTATCGCGAGGGTGAGCTCTACTTCGGAGGCTCCCCCGTAATGAGCGTGGAGGCGAGCTTCGCAGAGGCGGTACTCCTGGAAACCCTAATCCTTTCGATCATGAACTACGACTCGGCCGTGGCCTCCGCGGCAGCCAGAATGAAATCAGCAAGCGCCGACCGAAAACTCATCGAAATGGGCAGCAGAAGAGCCCACGAGGTTGCCGCAGTGGCGGCGGCCAGGGCTGCAGTGATTGCAGGTTTTGATGGAACCAGCAACTTGGAAGCGGGCCGAGACTACGGGCTTGAAACCTTTGGCACCTCCGCGCATGCCTTTACCCTTCTGCACGATTCTGAGGAAGAGGCCTTCAAGGCTCAGTTGGATTCAATGGGAAATCAAACGACGCTTTTAGTTGACACCTATGACGTGAAAATGGCGGTTGAGCGAGCCGTTCGGCTAAGCGAAGGCAAGGTTAGGGCAGTTCGTCTTGATTCCGGTGACCTTTCAAGCACAGCCGTTGAGGTGCGCAAACAGCTAGACGATCTGGGTGCACATGAAACAAAAATTACCGTCACCAGTGACCTTGACGAATACACCATCGCGGCTCTTGCCGTTGCACCGATAGATAGTTACGGGGTGGGAACCTCACTCGTCACTGGATCTGGATTCCCAACCGCAGGCTTTGTCTACAAACTCGTTGCTCACTCAGATGGCGAGGGCTGGCATGACGTGGCGAAGCGGTCGAAGGCAAAAACTAACCGCGGTGGGAAGAAGTTTGCCGCGCGGCAACTGGAAAGCGGAATTGCCAAAGCTGAACTCATCTCTGACCATCTTCCCGAGGGAAGACCGCTCCAAACTCAACTGGTTTCAGGCGGTCAAATCGATACGCGCTTCATCGGTAGCGAGGGTGTAAAGAGAGCCAAGGAGCATCACGCAGCCGCGATTACTGAACTTCCAAGTGGGGCACTGCGCCTCTCCAAGGGCGACCCGGCCATCCCGGTCGAATTTATTTAG
- a CDS encoding S1C family serine protease: protein MSEWNRSGENQFTFNPPYRAPEPLVAKRSRRPLRALGIATLTMAAALVGGIIGSTAFTLSYLAISQPAPVVVNNTEQVNWVTGAAANAAPSVATIGVEDASGSGSGSGVALTEDGYILTNAHVVTLGGLTDQANITVQLWNGEVYPAELVGYDSIYDLAVLKIDAIGLKPIAFADSDSLNVGEDVVAIGAPLGLSSTVTQGIISALNRTIQVASSEVSENPGLQFWNGTGTAPISLQVIQTDAAINPGNSGGALVNSSGELIGINVAIATAGNAESGSIGVGFAIPSNTAERIAQEIVETGSATHGLLGAMVSDNTAENSSFSTGAYVEDVTDGGAAQSAGIRAGDIVVRFGGELVASASDLTALVRAEPAGAAVEVEVIRSSERLTFQVTLGDAADLN from the coding sequence ATGTCTGAGTGGAATCGTTCCGGGGAGAATCAGTTCACTTTCAACCCGCCCTATCGGGCGCCCGAGCCGTTGGTCGCAAAGCGTAGCCGCAGGCCACTGCGTGCCCTGGGTATTGCAACCCTCACCATGGCTGCGGCCCTGGTTGGAGGAATTATCGGCTCTACCGCATTCACTCTTTCCTACTTGGCTATTTCCCAGCCAGCACCTGTTGTCGTAAACAACACCGAGCAGGTCAACTGGGTCACTGGAGCAGCAGCCAACGCAGCACCATCGGTTGCAACCATCGGAGTTGAGGACGCCAGTGGTTCAGGTTCGGGCTCTGGAGTGGCGCTCACCGAGGACGGTTATATCCTGACCAATGCTCACGTGGTAACGCTCGGCGGCCTAACCGATCAGGCAAACATCACGGTCCAGCTTTGGAACGGTGAGGTGTATCCCGCCGAGCTAGTTGGCTATGACTCGATTTATGACCTTGCAGTTCTAAAGATTGATGCGATCGGTCTGAAGCCGATTGCGTTTGCCGATTCGGACTCCCTAAATGTCGGCGAGGATGTGGTGGCAATTGGAGCTCCGCTGGGTCTTTCGTCCACCGTTACTCAGGGGATCATTTCCGCTCTAAACCGAACCATTCAGGTTGCGAGCAGTGAGGTGAGCGAGAACCCCGGGTTGCAGTTCTGGAACGGCACCGGGACCGCACCAATCTCACTGCAGGTGATTCAGACCGACGCTGCAATCAATCCGGGCAACTCGGGTGGTGCATTGGTGAACTCTTCGGGTGAACTAATTGGAATCAACGTTGCAATCGCAACCGCTGGAAATGCCGAATCAGGCAGCATCGGAGTTGGTTTTGCCATACCGTCTAACACCGCGGAGCGTATAGCTCAAGAAATTGTCGAGACCGGATCTGCGACCCACGGATTGCTCGGGGCGATGGTTAGCGACAACACGGCCGAGAATTCCTCATTCTCAACCGGAGCTTATGTTGAAGACGTCACAGATGGGGGAGCAGCCCAGTCGGCTGGGATTCGGGCTGGCGACATCGTGGTCCGTTTTGGCGGAGAGCTGGTTGCATCAGCATCTGATCTAACTGCCCTGGTTAGAGCCGAGCCTGCTGGAGCGGCGGTTGAAGTTGAAGTAATTCGCTCAAGCGAGCGATTGACTTTTCAGGTAACCCTCGGCGACGCCGCAGACCTAAACTAA
- a CDS encoding YlbL family protein has translation MTFFNGNNPKRRRTSFAITTLLLFSIGSLMLLPSGYVIERPGAVFNVMGEIDSEPVISSTDTEIFESETRLDITTVSLLGNRESNPGWFQVLVAWLDPNQVVLPLDEVYPPNLSTEQVRAESSAQMEVSQQDAIAAALGELGYTFDRELYVASVIADTPASKKLVAADFVLQVDSVPVATYEELRAAVQASEGREVILKVSRDGKELDVPITPELKDDSYYLGAMVGYTYDFPVEINLQLGDVGGPSGGLIFSLGIIDSLTPGSMASNTHIAGTGTISANGEVGPIGGIGLKMIAARNAGATLFLAPEGNCSEVIGQIPEGLSVVIVENLDSALAAIAEFEDSGTVPEISCAP, from the coding sequence ATGACTTTTTTCAACGGCAATAACCCAAAGCGCAGGCGCACCAGCTTTGCAATAACGACGCTGCTGCTTTTCAGCATTGGGTCTTTGATGCTCCTGCCGTCCGGGTATGTAATTGAGCGGCCTGGAGCTGTCTTCAACGTCATGGGCGAGATTGACTCCGAGCCGGTGATCAGTTCAACGGACACCGAGATTTTTGAAAGTGAAACGCGTTTGGACATTACTACCGTTTCACTACTGGGCAACCGGGAATCAAACCCGGGTTGGTTTCAGGTATTGGTGGCTTGGTTAGACCCCAACCAGGTGGTGTTGCCCCTAGATGAGGTTTATCCTCCCAACCTCTCGACCGAGCAGGTGAGGGCAGAGTCTTCCGCGCAGATGGAGGTCTCGCAGCAAGACGCCATAGCGGCTGCACTTGGCGAGCTTGGTTACACCTTCGACCGAGAGCTCTATGTGGCCTCTGTGATTGCAGACACCCCGGCCTCTAAGAAGCTGGTGGCGGCTGATTTTGTGCTCCAGGTGGACTCGGTTCCTGTTGCCACCTACGAGGAGTTGCGTGCCGCGGTACAAGCATCCGAGGGAAGAGAAGTCATTCTCAAAGTTTCGCGCGATGGCAAAGAGTTAGATGTGCCGATAACTCCAGAGTTGAAAGACGATTCCTATTACCTGGGCGCAATGGTGGGATACACCTATGACTTCCCGGTTGAAATCAATCTCCAGCTTGGTGATGTTGGCGGACCCTCAGGCGGTTTGATATTCAGCCTCGGAATCATCGACTCGCTAACTCCGGGGTCCATGGCCTCAAACACCCACATCGCCGGCACTGGAACCATCAGCGCAAACGGTGAGGTCGGACCAATTGGCGGGATCGGACTAAAGATGATTGCGGCTAGGAATGCCGGGGCAACCCTGTTCCTCGCCCCCGAGGGTAACTGCTCCGAAGTTATTGGGCAGATTCCCGAAGGGCTTTCTGTTGTTATCGTTGAAAACCTAGACTCGGCGCTCGCAGCTATTGCCGAGTTTGAAGACTCGGGTACCGTGCCCGAGATTAGCTGCGCACCGTAG
- the rph gene encoding ribonuclease PH: MTRADGRQAHDLREIKIERGFTIHAEGSVLVSFGNTKVLCNASFTPGVPRFKKDSGEGWVTAEYSMLPRATHDRSEREAVKGKIGGRTHEISRLIGRSLRAVIDVKQLGENTIVLDCDVLQADGGTRTAAITGAFVALADAVAWAKKNGYIAKSAKPLIDTVSAVSVGIIDGVAMTDLAYVEDVRADTDMNVVVTGRGLFVEVQGTAEAEPFDRDELNRLLELALQANLELSKMQREALGEDLDLR; this comes from the coding sequence ATGACTAGAGCAGATGGCCGTCAGGCGCACGATCTCAGGGAAATCAAAATTGAGCGCGGCTTCACAATTCATGCGGAAGGTTCCGTCTTGGTTTCTTTTGGTAACACCAAGGTGCTCTGCAATGCTTCATTCACCCCGGGGGTCCCCAGGTTCAAAAAAGACTCGGGCGAAGGTTGGGTTACAGCCGAATATTCGATGCTCCCTCGAGCTACTCATGACCGAAGTGAGCGCGAGGCTGTAAAGGGAAAAATCGGTGGCCGGACCCATGAAATTTCTAGGTTGATAGGTCGCTCATTGAGGGCGGTCATTGACGTCAAACAGCTTGGTGAAAACACAATCGTGCTGGACTGCGATGTCTTGCAGGCCGATGGTGGCACCAGAACCGCGGCCATCACCGGTGCCTTCGTAGCGCTTGCCGACGCTGTCGCTTGGGCCAAGAAAAATGGCTACATCGCTAAGAGCGCCAAGCCACTGATTGACACTGTTTCGGCAGTCTCGGTGGGCATCATTGACGGAGTTGCGATGACAGATCTTGCCTACGTTGAAGATGTACGCGCTGATACCGACATGAACGTTGTAGTGACCGGCCGTGGGCTTTTCGTTGAGGTCCAGGGAACGGCTGAGGCTGAGCCATTTGATCGTGACGAACTGAATCGACTACTGGAACTTGCGCTGCAGGCAAACCTTGAGCTGAGCAAGATGCAACGTGAGGCATTAGGCGAAGACTTGGACCTTCGGTAA
- a CDS encoding ABC transporter substrate-binding protein yields the protein MSTLRRRVVALGATAVAASLVLAGCASSEPAAEETASETTDSTTSDTCAAYEAYLGNEGTEVEMYTTIIDPEASLFIESLAEFEECTGITINWNGTQEFEAQIPVRVEGGTAPDMAIFPQPGLLAKFAGNGLVPANDATSASVDENYTADWKVYGTVDGTFYGTPLGANVKSFVWYSPKTFADNGWAIPTTWEELLALSDTIAAAGDVQPWCVGFGSGDATGWVGTDWMEDLMLRFQDAATYDQWVSGELPFNDPKVAEVLAEAGKILKNPAYVGDVASIATTTFQEGGAGLVDGSCAMHRQASFIGGILAADYGATIVSPEDTTTEGGITTFYFPGVSADNKPALGGGEFVGIFADRPEVHAVHHYLTTPDWNNKKAALGGWFSANLGLDTANVADPVNKVAVEILQNASTFRFDGSDVMPAEVGAGSFWKEMTAWVAEDKSDAAVLEAIYSTWPY from the coding sequence ATGTCAACACTACGTCGTCGTGTAGTGGCTCTTGGAGCTACTGCCGTTGCGGCTTCTTTGGTTTTGGCTGGTTGCGCAAGCAGCGAGCCTGCAGCTGAAGAGACTGCCAGCGAGACCACTGACTCCACCACTTCTGACACTTGTGCTGCTTACGAGGCCTACTTGGGCAACGAGGGCACCGAGGTTGAGATGTACACCACCATCATTGACCCTGAGGCTTCCCTATTCATCGAGTCCCTCGCTGAGTTTGAGGAGTGCACCGGCATCACCATCAACTGGAACGGAACCCAGGAGTTTGAGGCTCAGATTCCAGTTCGCGTTGAGGGTGGCACCGCTCCTGACATGGCGATCTTCCCACAGCCAGGTCTATTGGCTAAGTTCGCTGGCAACGGTCTAGTACCCGCCAACGACGCAACTTCAGCTTCGGTTGACGAGAACTACACCGCAGACTGGAAGGTCTACGGAACCGTTGACGGCACCTTCTACGGCACCCCACTGGGCGCAAACGTGAAGTCCTTCGTCTGGTACTCGCCAAAGACCTTTGCCGACAACGGCTGGGCAATTCCTACCACCTGGGAAGAGCTTCTAGCTCTGTCTGACACCATTGCCGCTGCTGGCGATGTTCAGCCTTGGTGTGTTGGTTTCGGTTCCGGTGACGCAACCGGTTGGGTTGGAACTGACTGGATGGAAGACCTAATGCTTCGCTTCCAGGACGCTGCAACCTACGACCAGTGGGTTTCCGGTGAGCTTCCATTCAACGACCCTAAGGTTGCTGAAGTTCTAGCTGAGGCTGGCAAGATTCTGAAGAACCCTGCCTACGTTGGTGACGTTGCTTCGATCGCTACCACCACCTTCCAGGAGGGTGGCGCTGGCCTAGTTGACGGCAGCTGTGCAATGCACCGTCAGGCATCCTTCATCGGTGGCATCCTTGCCGCTGACTACGGTGCAACCATCGTGTCCCCAGAGGACACCACCACTGAGGGTGGAATCACCACCTTCTACTTCCCAGGTGTCTCGGCTGACAACAAGCCTGCACTTGGTGGTGGCGAGTTCGTTGGTATCTTCGCTGACCGTCCAGAGGTACACGCTGTGCACCACTACCTAACCACTCCTGACTGGAACAACAAGAAGGCCGCCCTGGGTGGCTGGTTCTCCGCCAACCTTGGACTGGACACTGCAAACGTTGCAGACCCAGTAAACAAGGTTGCTGTTGAGATCCTGCAGAACGCATCTACCTTCCGCTTCGATGGCTCCGACGTGATGCCAGCTGAGGTTGGAGCAGGTTCGTTCTGGAAGGAAATGACCGCATGGGTAGCTGAGGACAAGTCCGACGCTGCTGTTCTAGAAGCTATCTACTCAACCTGGCCTTACTAA
- a CDS encoding UPF0182 family protein, which translates to MTNVPGRPIRKPSPFSVAISIIAVIAVVLFSAAGAYTDWLWFRQLDFEVVFLTEIAGQVVSFLVGWLVMTLLVAIGLALAWRNRPVYLRLPEASPFQAYQQMIEGVGKLVRFGLPVVVGIFGGLLASRQWETIALFLTGSNFGTTDAHFGLDVGFYVFQLPFWTFAVGYLSGAVLLAGLINGAVHLIYGGIRITGREVKVSKPARVQLSVLVALYLTLQGVSIWLDQYATVTASGPLFTGVNFTAANAIIPGLQILALISVAVAALFLVTAIIGQWRISIIGTALMVVSSIVLGGLYPWLIQTFQVVPNERTLESPFLQKNIDATQLAYGLDEVEVVEYDAKVVAEPGALRNDAKTTASIRILDPALVSDAFRQLEQYRQYYSFPNRLHIDRYLIDGQVQDTVVAVRELNQAGLGDSQSWYNSTIVYTHGFGLVAAYGNKRDSDGKPLFLQSGIPSVGALGDFEPRVYFGANSPAYSIVGAAEGAEPLEFDFPAGEDGQNETYTTFSGDGGPKLGDLMTRVAYALKFQSEQILLSDAINSNSQILYNRDPATRVQEVAPYLTLDSEVYPAVVDGRIKWIIDGYTTTNQYPYSNVENFLAAKLDSASETFGSGATSVNYIRNSVKATVDAYDGSVDLYAWDETDPILAAWMKVFPDTVQPKSEMSGDLMAHVRYPADLFKAQRSILGRYHVSDAGSFYSQQDAWMTPNDPVEGNGLGTLQPPYYLTLQAPGETQSSFSLYSTFIPQSTGDTARNVLTGYLIANADAGSKAGAVSEDFGKLTLLNLPRETIVPGPGQVQNNFNADSNVSSLLNILRQGSTRVLNGNLLTLPVGGGLLYVQPVYIESTGETSYPLLQKILVAFGDQIAFEDTLDEALDKLFGGNSGVDAGDSTTVNPGASTSSPVVSDNPELAGLLEQARQAIEEKQAALAEGDWTKFGEADQKLSAAIEKALELLAE; encoded by the coding sequence ATGACCAATGTTCCAGGACGACCGATAAGAAAACCTTCGCCTTTTTCAGTGGCAATCAGCATTATTGCGGTCATTGCCGTGGTGCTATTCAGTGCCGCTGGGGCATACACGGACTGGCTGTGGTTTAGACAGCTGGATTTTGAGGTTGTGTTTTTGACTGAGATTGCTGGCCAGGTCGTCAGCTTCCTGGTGGGCTGGTTGGTTATGACCCTGCTGGTGGCAATTGGTCTAGCGCTCGCGTGGCGCAACCGACCCGTATACCTTCGCCTACCTGAAGCCTCGCCCTTCCAGGCCTATCAGCAGATGATCGAAGGTGTTGGAAAGCTCGTGCGCTTTGGCCTGCCGGTCGTGGTTGGAATTTTTGGTGGCCTGTTAGCTTCCAGGCAGTGGGAGACCATTGCCCTGTTTTTGACCGGTTCAAACTTTGGAACCACCGATGCTCACTTCGGTTTGGACGTCGGCTTCTACGTTTTCCAGCTGCCATTTTGGACTTTTGCCGTGGGATATCTTTCGGGCGCGGTGCTGCTGGCTGGTCTGATTAACGGAGCTGTCCACCTTATCTACGGTGGAATTCGAATCACCGGGCGCGAGGTAAAGGTTTCAAAACCAGCCAGAGTTCAGCTATCGGTTCTAGTGGCGCTTTACCTAACCCTTCAGGGTGTGAGCATATGGCTGGATCAGTACGCTACCGTGACTGCGAGCGGCCCGCTGTTCACCGGAGTGAACTTCACCGCTGCCAACGCCATAATTCCGGGTCTTCAGATTCTCGCCTTGATTTCAGTTGCTGTAGCGGCGCTTTTCCTAGTAACTGCAATCATCGGACAGTGGCGCATCTCAATCATCGGAACCGCGCTCATGGTGGTCAGCTCAATCGTCCTCGGGGGCCTCTACCCTTGGCTGATTCAGACCTTCCAGGTGGTTCCAAATGAGCGAACCCTGGAAAGCCCCTTCCTGCAAAAGAACATTGACGCTACCCAGCTGGCCTACGGCCTAGACGAGGTAGAGGTTGTCGAGTACGACGCAAAGGTGGTCGCTGAGCCTGGTGCCCTGCGCAATGACGCAAAGACCACTGCATCAATTCGAATTCTTGACCCGGCACTGGTCTCAGATGCCTTTAGGCAGCTAGAGCAGTACCGCCAGTACTACAGCTTCCCAAACCGACTGCACATTGACCGCTACCTGATTGATGGCCAGGTGCAGGACACCGTCGTGGCAGTTCGAGAGTTGAACCAGGCAGGTCTTGGCGACTCGCAGTCCTGGTACAACTCAACAATTGTCTACACCCACGGATTTGGTCTAGTTGCCGCTTATGGAAATAAGCGCGACAGCGATGGTAAGCCACTGTTCCTGCAGTCCGGTATTCCAAGCGTTGGGGCTTTGGGTGACTTTGAACCTCGGGTTTACTTCGGTGCGAACTCGCCTGCCTACTCAATCGTTGGCGCAGCCGAGGGTGCGGAGCCTTTGGAATTTGACTTCCCCGCCGGTGAGGACGGTCAGAACGAGACCTACACCACATTCTCGGGTGATGGCGGCCCTAAGCTCGGCGATCTGATGACTCGCGTTGCCTACGCTCTGAAGTTCCAAAGCGAGCAGATTCTGCTATCGGATGCCATCAATTCCAATTCGCAAATTCTCTATAACCGTGACCCTGCAACCAGGGTGCAGGAGGTTGCACCATACCTAACCCTGGATTCTGAGGTTTACCCCGCGGTTGTCGATGGTCGAATCAAGTGGATCATCGATGGTTACACCACCACCAACCAGTACCCATACTCAAACGTGGAGAATTTCCTCGCTGCCAAGCTGGATTCAGCCTCCGAGACCTTTGGTTCAGGCGCCACGAGTGTTAACTACATCCGAAACTCTGTGAAGGCGACTGTGGACGCGTATGACGGTTCGGTTGACCTCTACGCGTGGGATGAGACTGATCCAATTCTTGCGGCCTGGATGAAGGTCTTCCCAGACACGGTTCAGCCTAAGAGTGAAATGAGCGGGGACTTGATGGCCCACGTTCGCTACCCTGCCGACCTTTTTAAGGCGCAACGCTCAATCCTGGGTCGATACCACGTTTCAGATGCCGGCTCGTTCTACTCGCAGCAGGATGCTTGGATGACTCCGAATGACCCGGTGGAAGGCAACGGCCTGGGAACACTGCAGCCGCCCTACTACCTGACTCTGCAGGCACCCGGCGAGACTCAGAGCTCTTTCTCGCTCTACTCAACCTTCATTCCGCAGTCCACAGGTGACACCGCTCGAAACGTGCTCACCGGATACCTGATTGCAAATGCAGATGCGGGAAGCAAGGCCGGGGCGGTGAGTGAAGACTTCGGAAAGCTGACCCTGTTGAACCTGCCTCGAGAGACGATTGTCCCCGGCCCAGGTCAGGTTCAGAACAACTTCAACGCAGACAGCAACGTTTCTTCGCTGCTCAACATCCTGCGGCAAGGTTCGACTCGAGTGCTAAACGGAAACCTGCTCACGCTTCCGGTGGGTGGCGGCTTGCTCTACGTGCAGCCGGTTTACATTGAGTCCACCGGCGAAACCAGCTATCCGCTGCTGCAGAAAATTCTGGTCGCATTCGGAGATCAAATTGCCTTCGAGGACACCCTCGATGAAGCCTTGGACAAATTGTTCGGTGGAAACTCTGGTGTCGATGCCGGGGACTCCACGACTGTGAATCCTGGAGCCAGCACATCTTCCCCGGTTGTCTCTGACAATCCTGAGTTGGCAGGTCTGCTCGAGCAGGCTCGTCAGGCCATTGAGGAGAAGCAGGCTGCTTTGGCCGAGGGCGACTGGACCAAGTTCGGGGAGGCCGATCAGAAGCTCTCCGCTGCCATCGAGAAGGCTTTGGAGCTCTTGGCAGAGTAG
- a CDS encoding DUF3039 domain-containing protein → MTESQFGTQLEEKTYLDPGDQERYSHYVKKSKIVESAVLGSAVEALCGKVWVPSRDPQKFPVCPTCKEIYEGFKPSEDEAK, encoded by the coding sequence ATGACCGAGTCACAATTTGGCACTCAACTCGAGGAAAAAACCTATTTAGATCCGGGTGACCAGGAGCGCTACTCCCACTACGTAAAGAAATCCAAAATCGTAGAATCGGCAGTTTTGGGCAGTGCGGTCGAAGCACTCTGCGGCAAGGTTTGGGTTCCATCCAGAGACCCACAGAAATTTCCGGTCTGCCCCACCTGCAAGGAAATCTATGAGGGTTTCAAGCCATCAGAGGACGAAGCTAAATAA
- the rdgB gene encoding RdgB/HAM1 family non-canonical purine NTP pyrophosphatase produces the protein MQLYFATGNQHKAQEVEAILRARGADVEILMHKGEEPVESGSTFLENALIKARAAFAATGAPSFADDSGIAVEVMGGAPGIFSAIWSGGRDDKTNRDLLLAQLIDIPEENRAAAFVCTMALVDDAGEVSVTGVWPGKIATQASGEHGFGYDPIFIPQGFSVTAAELEPEVKNSFSHRAMALQQLASLLTSR, from the coding sequence ATGCAGCTCTACTTCGCGACCGGGAACCAGCACAAAGCCCAGGAGGTCGAGGCAATTCTCCGCGCTCGCGGCGCTGATGTCGAAATCCTTATGCACAAGGGTGAGGAGCCCGTTGAGAGCGGAAGTACCTTTTTGGAGAATGCTCTGATTAAGGCTCGGGCAGCCTTTGCGGCGACCGGGGCCCCATCATTTGCCGACGACTCGGGAATCGCAGTTGAGGTCATGGGGGGTGCCCCGGGCATTTTCTCTGCAATCTGGTCGGGGGGAAGAGACGACAAGACCAACCGCGACCTACTTTTGGCTCAGCTCATTGATATTCCTGAAGAAAATCGAGCTGCTGCATTTGTTTGCACCATGGCCCTGGTTGATGATGCCGGGGAGGTTTCGGTTACCGGAGTTTGGCCGGGGAAAATTGCGACGCAGGCTAGCGGTGAGCACGGATTTGGTTACGACCCGATTTTCATACCCCAGGGCTTTAGCGTGACCGCTGCAGAGCTGGAACCCGAGGTAAAAAACTCATTCTCACACCGGGCCATGGCGCTCCAGCAACTGGCTTCACTGCTGACATCGCGGTAG